The following nucleotide sequence is from Melioribacteraceae bacterium.
TCAATTAAAAACTCCTAGTTATTCTGTATCTCTTCTTGCAATTGATGCAGCACCTATAAGTGCAATTAACAATAAGATTGCAAGCAGTTCAAAAACTAATACGTAATCCACCAGTAAAATTCTTCCTAAGCCGTACATGGTTGATATGGGTAATTCAGCTGGCTCAGATTTCCAATTAGTTCTTAACATCATAGAAACGATGACTCCCATAAAAAGTCCGGTCCCGACTACAGCGGGAATTATATGAACAGTTCCGGTACGAATTTTTACATCGGTTATTCTATTTGTCAACATGACACCAAATAAAAGTAAGATCAAGATACCGCCGACATAAACCATAAGTTGAACGATTGCTAAGAAATCAGCACCAAGTAAGACATAAATTCCGGCGACTCCGAAAAATGTGAACAGTAAATAAAACGCAGCATGAACAATATTCTTGCTGGTTACAACCAAATATCCCGAACCAAGGGTTAGGATAGCAAAGAGATAAAATATTATATCGTAAATTGACATCTAATTTATTCTGAACCTTTTTCGTTTTCGTCTTTTTTACCTGATGATTCTTTCTTCGGAGAATCATCTTTCTTTTCCTTTGCTGCAGTTTCAGCTTTAGCTTTTACCGCTGCTGCTTTTGCAGCTTCTTTTTCTGCCATCATTTTTTCATAATTTGCTTTTTTCTCTTCGGCTTCGGCAGCTGTTAGAGTAGCAAAATTAAACACTAAACTTGATCGTTCAAATTCGGCAAATTCATAAACATCAGTCATGTAAATGCATTCAGTAGGACATGGAAAAACACAAAGTTGACAGTAGCAGCATTTAGCTATATCAATATCAAATTGAGTAACCCAAAGTGCTTTCTTTTTACCGTTGGATGTTTTACCGAGATCTTCTTCCGGAAGTGACTTTACAGTTTCGATTGTTATACAATCAACCGGACATGCACGAGCGCATTGATCGCATCCTATGCAATCATCCATATTAACATACAAACGATTTCTAACTCTTTCGGGAAGTGGAACTTTAACATCGGGATATTGAATTGTTACTGCAGGAGTGAACATATGCATGAATGTAATTTTCATTCCCACAAAAACTGTGTAAAGTCCTTCCCATGTATTTTTTAGGTATTGCTTCATATTAAATTAACGTGATGATTCCTACAATTATTAAATTAAGAATAGCATATGGTATTAAATATTTCCAGCAAAGTGCCATTAATTGATCTACTCTTAGTCGTGGCAAAGTCCATCTAAGCCACATCTGAACAAACACAAAGAAAATCCCTTTTGACGTAAACCAGAAAAGTTGTTCAATTGGAACTAACCATGTTAAGCCTAGTGTATTGCCTAAATAACCAAATGGTGATTGATAACCACCCAGAAAAATTGTTACAGCAATTGCGGAAACGGCAAACATATTTGCATATTCCGCTAAGAAAAACATTGCGAATTTCATGCCCGAATATTCTGTATGATAACCGGCAACTAACTCAGACTCGGCTTCGGGAATATCAAAAGGTGTTCTGTTAACTTCTGCGAGTGAACTTATATAGAAAATTATAAATGCTACTAACATGAACGGGATTAGTAAAAACTTTGTAACACTCCAACCTGCACCACCAAAGATCATCCAATTCCAGAAATATGCTGTTTGCATTTCGGTCATTTCATGTAAGCTCAATGTTCCGGTAATCATTACGATCGTTAATATCACTAGTGCGGTTGGGATTTCATAACTGATTATCTGAGCAGCTGATCTCATTGCGCCGAGTAATGAGTATTTATTATTGGATGACCAACCTGCCATCAATAATCCGGCTACAACAAGTGATGAAATTGCAACAATGAAGAATATTCCTACTTCTGCTCCGGTGCCAATATACATACCGGAAAAAGGAATTGCTGCAAAGGCAGCATAACTACCGGCAAATGTTAAATATGGTGCTAGATTAAAAAACTTTTTGTCAGTGTCCGAAGCCGTGATATCTTCTTTTTGAATGAGTTTTAAAATATCTGCAATAGTTTGTAATACACCATAGGGACCTGTTCTCATTGGTCCGAGACGGTCTTGCATAAATCCGGAGACTTTTCTTTCAAGATAAACTGCAAAAAGAGCAAAGGGGAGAATAAAAACGAACAGTGGTAATGCCCCGCCAATAATATAGGCAATAACATCATTGCCAAAGATATTTTTTAATAGTTCATACATTATCGATCGACCTCACCAAGAACTATATCAATGCTTCCAAGAACCGCAACCACATCCGAAACCAAATGACCTTTGCAGAGTTCTCCCATTAATTCTAAACTGACAAAAGAGGGTCCTCTGACTTTTACGCGGAAAGGATTTAATGAACCATCACTTATAATAAAATATCCTAATTCACCTCTGGGGTTTTCAACTCTTGTATAAATTGTTCCTTTTGGCGGTTTAATTCTTTTAGGAATTGCAGAAGTGACGTCTCCTTCGGGTAACTGGTCTAATGCTTGTTCAATTATTCTTATACTTTGTTCCATCTCAAGAACGCGGACATAATATCTGTCCCAGCAATCACCAACAGTGCCATGAGTACCTTTACCGACCGGAATATCAAAGTCGAATCTATCATATATTGAATATGGGTCTTCTCTTCTTAAATCGAATGCTAAACCACTGGCTCGTAAGTTTGGACCAGTCATTCCATAATTGATTGCCGTATCGAGTGGCAGAATTCCGACATTAGCAGTTCTTTCAATAAAAATTTTATTGTAACTAAGTAAGTTATTTAATTCTTTTATGTTCGGCTTAAAGTATTGTAGAAAGTCTCTAGTCAATCTCACAAAGTCGGGATGCAGGTCATGAGATAAGCCGCCGACCCAAATGTAATTGTAAAGTAAACGAGCTCCGCAAGTCATTTCAAACAAACTAAGTATTCTTTCTCTATCTCTAAAGGTATATAAGAACGGTGTGAATGCACCGATATCAAGACCGTAAGTACCAACCGCAACCAGGTGAGAAGCAATTCTTTGAAGTTCTCCCATTATCACTCTAATATACTCGACGCGTTCGGGGACTTCAATTCCTAATAATCTTTCAACTGCAACTGCATAACCAAAATTATTATACATCGATGAAAGATAATCCATTCTATCGGTATAGGGAACAACTTGAGGATATGTCATTGCTTCACAATGTTTTTCGAAGCATCTGTGCAAATACCCAACGTGAGGTTTGACATCGACGATAACTTCGCCATTAAGTATTAACTCGAGTCTCAACACACCGTGAGTAGAAGGGTGCTGAGGACCCATATTTAATATCAT
It contains:
- a CDS encoding NADH-quinone oxidoreductase subunit D; its protein translation is MPLKTEEMILNMGPQHPSTHGVLRLELILNGEVIVDVKPHVGYLHRCFEKHCEAMTYPQVVPYTDRMDYLSSMYNNFGYAVAVERLLGIEVPERVEYIRVIMGELQRIASHLVAVGTYGLDIGAFTPFLYTFRDRERILSLFEMTCGARLLYNYIWVGGLSHDLHPDFVRLTRDFLQYFKPNIKELNNLLSYNKIFIERTANVGILPLDTAINYGMTGPNLRASGLAFDLRREDPYSIYDRFDFDIPVGKGTHGTVGDCWDRYYVRVLEMEQSIRIIEQALDQLPEGDVTSAIPKRIKPPKGTIYTRVENPRGELGYFIISDGSLNPFRVKVRGPSFVSLELMGELCKGHLVSDVVAVLGSIDIVLGEVDR
- a CDS encoding NADH-quinone oxidoreductase subunit J, encoding MSIYDIIFYLFAILTLGSGYLVVTSKNIVHAAFYLLFTFFGVAGIYVLLGADFLAIVQLMVYVGGILILLLFGVMLTNRITDVKIRTGTVHIIPAVVGTGLFMGVIVSMMLRTNWKSEPAELPISTMYGLGRILLVDYVLVFELLAILLLIALIGAASIARRDTE
- the nuoH gene encoding NADH-quinone oxidoreductase subunit NuoH, with the protein product MYELLKNIFGNDVIAYIIGGALPLFVFILPFALFAVYLERKVSGFMQDRLGPMRTGPYGVLQTIADILKLIQKEDITASDTDKKFFNLAPYLTFAGSYAAFAAIPFSGMYIGTGAEVGIFFIVAISSLVVAGLLMAGWSSNNKYSLLGAMRSAAQIISYEIPTALVILTIVMITGTLSLHEMTEMQTAYFWNWMIFGGAGWSVTKFLLIPFMLVAFIIFYISSLAEVNRTPFDIPEAESELVAGYHTEYSGMKFAMFFLAEYANMFAVSAIAVTIFLGGYQSPFGYLGNTLGLTWLVPIEQLFWFTSKGIFFVFVQMWLRWTLPRLRVDQLMALCWKYLIPYAILNLIIVGIITLI
- a CDS encoding NADH-quinone oxidoreductase subunit I — encoded protein: MKQYLKNTWEGLYTVFVGMKITFMHMFTPAVTIQYPDVKVPLPERVRNRLYVNMDDCIGCDQCARACPVDCITIETVKSLPEEDLGKTSNGKKKALWVTQFDIDIAKCCYCQLCVFPCPTECIYMTDVYEFAEFERSSLVFNFATLTAAEAEEKKANYEKMMAEKEAAKAAAVKAKAETAAKEKKDDSPKKESSGKKDENEKGSE